The Brassica oleracea var. oleracea cultivar TO1000 chromosome C6, BOL, whole genome shotgun sequence genome includes a region encoding these proteins:
- the LOC106298266 gene encoding rac-like GTP-binding protein ARAC5 yields the protein MSASRFIKCVTVGDGAVGKTCMLISYTSNTFPTDYVPTVFDNFSANVVVDGNTVNLGLWDTAGQEDYNRLRPLSYRGADVFILAFSLISKASYENIAKKWIPELRHYAPGVPIILVGTKLDLRDDKQFFIDHPGAVPISTNQGEELKKLIGSPAYIECSSKTQQNVKAVFDAAIKVVLQPPKQKKKKKKNGCVFL from the exons ATGAGCGCTTCGAGGTTCATAAAGTGTGTCACCGTCGGCGATGGTGCCGTCGGAAAAACCTGTATGCTGATCTCTTACACGAGCAACACTTTCCCTACG GACTATGTACCAACAGTTTTCGACAACTTCAGTGCTAATGTGGTTGTTGATGGGAACACTGTGAATCTTGGCTTGTGGGATACAGCTG GTCAAGAAGACTATAACAGGTTAAGACCATTGAGTTACCGTGGTGCAGATGTCTTCATTCTTGCTTTCTCTCTTATTAGCAAAGCTAGCTACGAGAACATAGCCAAGAAG TGGATTCCTGAGCTCAGGCATTATGCTCCAGGTGTTCCTATTATCCTCGTTGGAACAAAACTCG ATCTTCGAGATGACAAGCAGTTCTTCATAGACCACCCTGGTGCAGTGCCGATTAGTACCAACCAG GGTGAGGAACTAAAGAAACTGATAGGGTCTCCGGCTTACATTGAATGCAGTTCAAAGACGCAGCAG AACGTGAAGGCAGTCTTTGACGCAGCCATAAAAGTAGTGCTTCAGCCACCAAAGCAAAAGAAGAAGAAAAAGAAGAATGGTTGTGTTTTCTTGTGA
- the LOC106300538 gene encoding NADP-dependent malic enzyme 4, chloroplastic: MAFPIDHSLADLTKLNLLPKSHGHASDMFPFRLSVFPRVHLSLRTSTSRLLSSLGSKVDPNGSVLIETTTPPEPSPDVTGGVQDVYGEDAATEDMPITPWSLSVASGYTLLRDPHHNKGLAFSQRERDAHYLRGLLPPTVISQDLQVKKMMHTLRHYQVPLQRYMAMMDLQETNERLFYKLLIEHVEELLPVVYTPTVGEACQKYGSIFLRPQGLFISLKEKGKILEVLRNWPEKNIQVIVVTDGERILGLGDLGCQGMGIPVGKLSLYTALGGVRPSACLPVTIDVGTNNEKLLNDEFYIGLRQRRATGEEYAELMHEFMTAVKQNYGEKVVIQFEDFANHNAFDLLAKYGTTHLVFNDDIQGTASVVLAGLIGALRFVGGPLANHRFLFLGAGEAGTGIAELIALEISKKCQIPLEEARKNIWLVDSKGLIVSSRKESIQHFKKPWAHDHKPIKELVDAVKAIKPTVLIGTSGVGQTFTQEVVETMAELNEKPIILSLSNPTSQSECTAEQAYKWSKGRAIFASGSPFAPVEYEGKTFVPGQANNAYIFPGFGLGLIMSGTIRVHDDMLLAASEALAEQLMEEHYEKGMIFPPFRNIRKISARIAAKVAAKAYELGLATRLPQPKELEKCAESSMYSPSYHSYR; this comes from the exons ATGGCGTTTCCCATTGATCACTCCCTCGCAGATCTAACCAAGCTCAATCTCTTACCGAAATCTCACGGACACGCCTCGGACATGTTCCCCTTCCGTCTCTCCGTGTTTCCACGTGTACACCTCTCCCTCCGCACATCCACCTCTCGCCTCCTCTCCTCTCTCGGATCTAAAGTCGATCCAAACGGCAGCGTTCTGATCGAAACCACCACGCCCCCCGAGCCCTCCCCCGACGTAACCGGCGGAGTTCAGGATGTCTACGGGGAAGACGCCGCCACGGAGGACATGCCCATCACCCCCTGGTCTCTCTCCGTCGCGAGCGGCTACACTCTGCTGCGCGATCCGCATCACAACAAAGGCCTCGCCTTTAGCCAGAGGGAGCGCGACGCTCACTACCTCCGCGGGCTGCTTCCTCCCACTGTTATCTCGCAAGATCTTCAGGTGAAGAAGATGATGCACACGCTAAGGCACTATCAGGTTCCCTTGCAGAGATACATGGCTATGATGGATCTGCAGGAGACGAACGAGAGGCTGTTTTACAAGCTTCTTATCGAGCATGTTGAAGAGTTGCTGCCTGTTGTTTATACTCCTACCGTTGGTGAAGCTTGCCAGAAGTATGGAAGCATTTTCTTGCGTCCGCAGGGGCTTTTCATCAGCTTGAAAGAAAA AGGTAAGATTCTTGAAGTGCTGAGGAATTGGCCTGAGAAGAATATCCAGGTCATTGTTGTCACCGATGGGGAGCGCATTTTAGGTTTAGGGGATCTTGGTTGTCAG GGAATGGGAATACCAGTTGGGAAACTTTCTCTATATACAGCCCTTGGAGGTGTTCGTCCATCTGCG TGTCTGCCTGTAACAATTGATGTTGGGACAAACAATGAGAAGCTGTTGAATGATGAGTTCTACATTGGGCTCCGCCAAAGGAGAGCTACTGGAGAG GAGTACGCTGAACTTATGCATGAGTTCATGACAGCAGTCAAGCAGAACTATGGGGAGAAAGTTGTTATTCAG TTCGAAGACTTTGCCAACCATAATGCTTTTGACCTGTTAGCTAAGTATGGTACAACGCATCTTGTTTTCAATGACGATATTCAG GGCACAGCATCAGTTGTGCTTGCTGGACTTATTGGCGCTCTTAGATTTGTTGGTGGACCCTTGGCAAATCACAGATTCCTCTTCCTCGGTGCTGGAGAG GCTGGCACAGGAATAGCTGAACTAATTGCTCTTGAGATATCAAAGAAG TGCCAAATTCCATTGGAAGAGGCTCGGAAGAATATTTGGCTTGTGGATTCGAAGGGATTGATTGTCAGTTCCCGTAAAGAATCCATTCAACATTTCAAAAAGCCCTGGGCTCATGACCATAAACCCATAAAGGAACTTGTTGATGCAGTCAAG GCAATCAAGCCAACCGTTTTAATAGGAACATCAGGAGTAGGTCAAACATTCACTCAAGAAGTGGTGGAAACCATGGCAGAGCTAAATGAG AAACCCATCATCCTTTCTCTTTCAAACCCAACTTCTCAGTCAGAATGTACAGCAGAACAGGCTTATAAGTGGAGTAAG GGACGAGCTATCTTTGCAAGTGGAAGCCCATTTGCGCCGGTAGAGTATGAGGGGAAGACGTTTGTTCCTGGACAG GCAAACAATGCTTATATATTCCCTGGGTTCGGACTGGGGCTAATAATGTCAGGGACCATTCGTGTTCATGATGACATGCTTCTGGCAGCTTCAGAAGCTTTGGCTGAGCAGCTGATGGAGGAGCACTATGAGAAGGGGATGATATTCCCTCCCTTTAGGAATATCAGAAAAATCTCAGCTCGTATTGCAGCTAAGGTGGCTGCAAAGGCCTATGAACTGG GATTGGCGACGAGGTTGCCTCAGCCCAAGGAGCTGGAGAAGTGTGCTGAGAGCAGCATGTACAGCCCTTCCTATCATAGCTACCGCTAA